In the genome of Saprospira sp. CCB-QB6, one region contains:
- a CDS encoding T9SS-dependent M36 family metallopeptidase codes for MRIFTSTVFFFALFFSQTLFAQLNKSLIQSFLEEKREALGLEVTDIQSWRVQDEYETKKLGLTHVHIQQTQNGIPIYNAVANLAIKDGKVVSFGNRLEANLSARVNGSQASINPLQAIAKAAEQLDLPYTTAARALEPVNNQHFIFSAPALSIEPIPVKLSYFPTQAGDIRLVWDLEIYQLDAAHWWSIRLDAQTGEILDQVDWVISCNFGTCGHNHQPKQTFWPKLPAPAAPEMAPPPATDQYRVFQLPVESPSHGPRSLHIGPFDALASPFGWHDDNGAAGAEYTITRGNNVYAYEDRDADNLPGYSPDGGASLNFDFPLNQQQVASNYEDAAITNTFYMSNIIHDVLYQYGFDEASGNFQENNYGRGGAAGDGVNAEAQDGSGKNNANFATPADGGNPRMQMYLWDNTGAPYLTVNSPTAISGIYQAPQSNYGGAAVPTTPLTADLALVDDATAPDVSDACEPIVNTVDISGKIAVLYRGTCAFTVKVQEAQNAGAVAAIVINNQPGAPIVMGGGPAPGITIPAVMVSDVDGARIINEMSSGTVNATLQDQGLFDIDGDFDNGIIIHEYGHGVSTRLTGGPSNSNCLSNSEQMGEGWSDWYALMMTIETGDLGPDARGIGTFAISEGTNGNGIRPTPYSTDMAVNPSTYATSNSSVVPHGVGYVWCTMLWDLSWAFIDRYGYDADLYNGTAGNNMAMDLITLGLKLQACNPGFVDGRDAILQADQQLYGGANECLIWEVFANRGLGFSADQGSSGSATDQTEAFDLPTACINVQPEIYFSQETNLVTEETNCNFQEYTIDLNISLPPSDPATVTFVPSGTATASADFTISPTSVTFPAGTYSTQTLTIRVFNDGEIEGDEQLTIDLSISTVGDAVITTNDNRRHILTIVDEDLAPAASRTVVILDTDFESGAAGYAVSSNEAASFYLGSAADFPIGDWTVESTNASTFAFTVDQDAYEGDRSQDYIITPSFSLQGMNSCQLTFDHAFSDVTRTGGGAFDESAQVLISIDGGNNFTPIANITNTSVNTTARQYTTPWVTGQTVNLDAYVGQTDVMLAFGYNDGGSTLADAYGFCIDNIYIEAGAITNIQQDVNSPAPRTSPLGNNQTVHFYDPSTNNIMGTLENAMAWDYGCTQMEVDRDASSAAATTVNFLDADPANALMAKTFYITPTSNNAAGSYNATFYFLESEIAAWEAATGKNRSLLKVVKVANAPINDVNSTNYNGYTIELAPATLGSFGANGVTLSATFNTGFSGFGFGDPDMTVLAVELLEFTAEAETAERIRINWSTAEEINADYFMVQKSTDGLQFEDLERQEALGSHSTYKIYDRHPATGYNYYRLKQFDQDGSSETSVIRVVDMQAPKLEVNLSPNPAQDQLYVDLQANLDQEVRLEIYDAIGQKVGETEQKVLFKGQNRLTIPIADLPAAVYMLQIRNAAGQLNSYRFVKD; via the coding sequence GCCATTAAAGATGGGAAAGTGGTATCTTTTGGTAATCGCTTAGAAGCAAATTTATCGGCTAGAGTGAATGGCAGTCAAGCCAGTATCAATCCACTTCAAGCCATTGCTAAGGCTGCAGAGCAGTTGGACCTTCCTTATACTACTGCAGCTAGAGCTCTGGAGCCCGTGAATAATCAGCATTTTATTTTTTCTGCTCCTGCTTTGTCAATAGAGCCAATTCCGGTTAAGCTGAGTTATTTCCCGACCCAAGCTGGGGATATCCGCTTAGTTTGGGATCTAGAAATTTATCAATTGGATGCCGCACACTGGTGGTCTATTCGCTTAGATGCCCAAACTGGAGAAATCCTAGATCAAGTAGATTGGGTAATTAGTTGTAATTTTGGGACCTGTGGACACAACCATCAGCCAAAGCAAACCTTTTGGCCTAAATTGCCAGCTCCCGCTGCGCCAGAAATGGCCCCACCTCCCGCCACAGACCAATATCGCGTATTTCAGCTTCCTGTAGAAAGCCCCAGCCATGGTCCCCGCAGTTTGCATATTGGTCCTTTTGATGCCCTAGCCTCGCCCTTTGGCTGGCATGATGATAATGGGGCGGCAGGAGCCGAGTATACAATTACTCGTGGAAATAATGTTTATGCCTATGAGGACCGAGATGCTGACAACCTTCCTGGCTATTCTCCCGATGGTGGAGCCAGCCTGAACTTTGATTTTCCGCTTAATCAACAGCAAGTGGCCTCGAATTATGAAGATGCGGCTATTACCAATACCTTCTATATGTCGAACATCATTCATGATGTACTCTACCAATATGGTTTTGATGAAGCTAGCGGAAACTTTCAAGAAAATAATTACGGCCGTGGTGGGGCAGCAGGCGATGGCGTAAATGCCGAGGCCCAAGATGGTAGCGGAAAAAATAATGCAAATTTTGCTACCCCCGCAGATGGAGGTAATCCACGTATGCAGATGTATTTATGGGACAATACCGGCGCCCCCTATCTGACCGTCAATAGTCCCACAGCTATTTCGGGCATTTATCAGGCTCCTCAATCTAATTATGGTGGAGCAGCTGTACCCACTACGCCACTAACGGCAGATTTGGCTTTGGTGGATGATGCCACTGCTCCAGATGTAAGTGATGCCTGCGAACCAATTGTAAATACCGTTGATATCAGCGGAAAAATTGCAGTCCTTTATCGCGGAACCTGCGCATTTACCGTAAAAGTACAAGAGGCCCAAAATGCAGGAGCTGTTGCTGCTATTGTAATCAATAATCAGCCTGGTGCACCTATCGTTATGGGCGGTGGCCCCGCTCCAGGGATCACGATTCCCGCAGTGATGGTCTCTGATGTAGACGGCGCCCGAATTATCAACGAAATGAGCTCTGGTACCGTGAATGCTACGCTCCAAGATCAAGGCCTTTTTGACATTGATGGCGATTTTGATAATGGGATTATCATTCACGAATATGGACATGGTGTTTCTACCCGCCTAACTGGTGGACCAAGCAACTCTAATTGTTTGAGCAACTCGGAACAAATGGGCGAAGGCTGGTCAGACTGGTATGCCCTGATGATGACGATCGAAACAGGAGACCTTGGCCCCGATGCCCGTGGAATCGGTACCTTTGCCATTAGCGAGGGAACCAATGGCAATGGCATCCGCCCCACTCCTTATAGTACAGATATGGCAGTTAATCCCTCGACTTATGCCACCTCTAACAGCTCTGTGGTGCCCCATGGTGTGGGCTATGTTTGGTGTACGATGCTTTGGGACCTTAGCTGGGCTTTTATTGATCGCTATGGCTATGATGCAGACCTCTACAATGGAACAGCAGGAAACAACATGGCTATGGATTTAATTACTCTGGGCCTTAAATTACAAGCCTGTAACCCCGGTTTTGTCGATGGCCGAGATGCCATTTTACAAGCCGATCAACAGCTCTATGGAGGGGCCAATGAATGTTTGATTTGGGAGGTGTTCGCTAATCGAGGACTAGGCTTTAGTGCCGATCAAGGGAGCTCAGGCAGCGCCACAGACCAAACCGAAGCTTTTGATCTTCCCACAGCCTGTATCAATGTGCAACCCGAAATTTACTTTTCTCAGGAGACCAATCTAGTGACGGAAGAAACAAATTGTAACTTCCAAGAATATACAATCGACCTGAATATTTCTTTGCCCCCTTCTGATCCAGCTACGGTAACTTTTGTTCCCTCGGGTACAGCAACAGCTAGCGCAGATTTTACAATCAGCCCCACTTCAGTTACTTTTCCTGCTGGTACCTATTCTACCCAAACGCTAACGATTAGAGTGTTTAATGATGGAGAGATAGAAGGCGATGAACAACTAACTATTGATTTGAGTATTTCGACTGTAGGCGATGCCGTAATCACAACGAATGATAACCGCCGCCATATTCTAACTATTGTCGATGAAGATTTGGCCCCCGCTGCTAGCCGGACGGTTGTTATTCTTGATACAGATTTCGAATCTGGCGCAGCCGGCTATGCGGTCTCTTCTAATGAAGCGGCTTCTTTTTATCTGGGCTCTGCCGCAGATTTCCCAATTGGGGACTGGACTGTGGAAAGTACCAATGCCTCTACTTTTGCCTTTACCGTGGATCAAGATGCTTATGAGGGCGATCGAAGCCAAGATTATATCATTACGCCTTCTTTCTCGCTTCAAGGGATGAATAGCTGCCAATTGACTTTTGATCACGCTTTCTCTGATGTAACGAGAACTGGAGGTGGAGCCTTTGACGAATCCGCTCAGGTCCTGATTTCTATAGATGGCGGAAATAATTTTACCCCCATTGCCAATATTACCAATACCAGCGTCAATACTACTGCTCGCCAATATACGACCCCTTGGGTGACCGGCCAAACTGTGAATCTAGACGCTTATGTGGGCCAAACTGATGTGATGCTCGCCTTTGGCTATAATGATGGCGGAAGTACTTTGGCCGATGCTTACGGCTTTTGCATAGATAATATCTACATTGAAGCAGGAGCAATTACCAATATTCAACAGGATGTTAATAGCCCCGCCCCAAGAACTTCTCCTTTGGGCAATAACCAAACGGTCCATTTCTATGATCCCTCAACGAATAATATCATGGGAACCCTAGAAAATGCCATGGCCTGGGATTATGGCTGTACGCAAATGGAGGTAGACCGAGATGCAAGCTCTGCCGCAGCAACTACGGTCAATTTCCTAGATGCCGATCCCGCCAACGCCCTTATGGCCAAAACTTTCTACATTACACCCACTAGCAATAATGCCGCAGGTAGCTATAATGCAACTTTCTACTTCCTAGAAAGCGAAATTGCCGCCTGGGAAGCCGCTACCGGCAAAAACCGAAGCTTGCTCAAAGTGGTTAAGGTGGCCAATGCCCCCATCAATGATGTCAATTCGACAAATTATAATGGCTATACCATCGAATTGGCCCCCGCTACTCTAGGCAGCTTTGGTGCCAATGGCGTGACGCTTAGCGCTACCTTTAATACTGGTTTTTCGGGCTTTGGCTTTGGCGATCCCGATATGACGGTCCTAGCTGTGGAACTCCTTGAGTTTACCGCCGAGGCCGAAACCGCAGAACGCATCCGCATCAATTGGAGCACCGCCGAAGAAATCAATGCCGACTATTTTATGGTCCAAAAATCAACCGATGGACTGCAGTTCGAAGATTTGGAACGACAAGAGGCCTTAGGCAGCCATTCTACATACAAAATCTATGATCGACATCCCGCAACAGGCTACAATTATTACCGCCTCAAGCAGTTCGACCAAGATGGCAGCAGCGAAACTTCTGTGATTCGCGTGGTGGATATGCAAGCGCCTAAATTGGAGGTGAATCTTAGCCCCAATCCCGCTCAAGATCAACTTTATGTGGATCTACAAGCAAATTTGGACCAAGAGGTTCGCCTAGAGATTTATGACGCTATCGGCCAAAAAGTAGGCGAAACCGAACAAAAAGTTTTGTTCAAAGGCCAAAATCGCCTAACTATCCCTATTGCCGATTTGCCCGCAGCCGTTTATATGCTGCAAATCCGCAATGCCGCTGGCCAACTTAATAGCTACCGCTTTGTGAAGGACTAG